A section of the Carya illinoinensis cultivar Pawnee chromosome 12, C.illinoinensisPawnee_v1, whole genome shotgun sequence genome encodes:
- the LOC122290222 gene encoding pentatricopeptide repeat-containing protein At5g65560-like, producing the protein MHGLSRSSLSGIMRTGDGARYGNAAAPISCSSRLFDSVGESESRSRWYSVLSAGRSHFIKYSTHVNLKGTSFPGNQYESTAAAPCVSALPAEKFEFYKRNFDEYLDSLPSSCFITEGEVVFQSVLYAPAIASTRKEDIINPKTKHFQQYLSFVKGAVASTNLPLNVPRDILAESQIVQIMRKPIKTSSSIHLRSLLSQSGSHHFRGFSSKPNFSFTPFEDPPPNLVSKICSILSGPQWEKNPQLKTLSPKLKPYHVSKILEIHNNTDSALRFFYWVSNRHFYVRDMGCFISMLNRLVQDHQFAKADHVRILMIKACRNEDELKQAMSYFNEISGTGFEFTLYSFNTLLIQLGKFDMVFVAQDVYYKMLNSRIRPSLLTFNTMINILCKKGRVQEAELVLSKVFQYDMCPDVFTHTSLILGHCRNGNLSAAFKVFDRMVMEGCDPNSVTYSTLINGLCNDGRVDEALDMIEAMIEKGIEPTVYTYTVPITSLCEAGRVNEAIELVGSMRKRGCILNVHTHTALISGLSRAGKLEIAIGIYHKMLRNGLVPSTVTFNALINEFCAGGRFGVALKIFYWMEGRGMSLNVQTYNEIIKGFCLLGDVEKAMVLFNKMLKAGPPPTVVTYNTLINGYLKLGNKNNSIRLLELMKESGCEPDEWTYSKLISGCCEGGKLDLASSLFYEMEKRGISPNQVCYTAMISGYCTAGKLDIALTLFEKMEESGCHPSVETYNAILSGLSKDNRFSEAEKTCIKMAEQGLQPNVITYTSLIDGLCRNGRTELAFKIFHEMEKRNCSPNLYTYSLLIYGLCLEGKADDAEGLLEEMEGKGLVPDEVTYTSLIDGFVMHDRLDHAFLLLRRMINMGCKPNYRTLCVLLKGLQRESKLLTEKAAAQHEAVYNCSSDERCTNFEVLCNFLTRLSENGCDPTVDTYSTLVTGLCREGRSWEASQLMENMKERGLCPNQEIYDSMLVSHCKNLELDHALNIFNKMTIRVLEPRLSIYKALICALCSASRVEEAQNFFKSMLEKEWNNDEIVWTVLVDGLLKQGQVDPCMSLLHIMEARNCILNSHTYLILARELSKLDKSIETYEISDQVKKDID; encoded by the exons GTGGGAGAGAGTGAGTCCAGGAGTCGTTGGTACTCTGTGTTAAGTGCTGGAAGGAGTCATTTCATCAAATATTCAACTCACGTAAACTTGAAGGGCACCTCGTTTCCGGGCAATCAATATGAGTCCACTGCTGCAGCACCCTGTGTGTCTGCCTTACCAGCTGAGAAATTTGAATTCTATAAGAGAAACTTTGATGAATACTTGGATTCATTACCATCTTCATGCTTTATAACAGAG GGTGAAGTAGTGTTTCAATCTGTACTCTATGCGCCAGCCATCGCTTCCACAAGAAAGGAGGACATAATCAATCCCAAGACCAAACAT TTCCAGCAATATCTAAGCTTTGTGAAAGGTGCTGTGGCCTCAACGAACCTTCCACTTAATGTCCCGCGTGATATTCTTGCGGAGAGTCAAATT GTACAAATTATGAGAAAACCCATCAAAACCTCATCTTCTATTCACCTTCGAAGCCTCCTCTCTCAATCGGGTTCCCACCATTTTCGCGGATTCTCATCCAAACCCAACTTTTCATTCACACCCTTTGAAGACCCTCCCCCTAATCTAGTCTCCAAAATTTGTAGCATCCTCTCTGGTCCCCAATGGGAAAAGAACCCGCAACTCAAAACCTTGAGCCCCAAACTCAAACCCTACCATGTATCCAAGATTCTTGAAATCCATAACAACACGGACTCAGCCTTGCGCTTCTTCTATTGGGTCTCTAACCGACATTTCTACGTACGTGATATGGGCTGTTTTATATCGATGCTCAATAGGCTTGTGCAGGACCACCAATTTGCGAAAGCAGACCACGTGAGGATCCTTATGATCAAAGCTTGTCGGAATGAGGACGAGCTCAAGCAGGCTATGTCATATTTCAACGAGATAAGTGGAACTGGTTTTGAATTTACTCTGTATAGCTTCAATACGCTTTTAATTCAGTTGGGAAAATTTGATATGGTTTTTGTAGCACAAGATGTATATTATAAGATGTTGAACAGCAGGATTAGGCCAAGTTTGCTGACATTCAACACtatgattaatatattatgtaagaaGGGTAGGGTGCAAGAGGCAGAGTTGGTTTTGAGTAAGGTTTTTCAGTATGATATGTGCCCAGATGTGTTTACACATACATCTTTGATTCTTGGACATTGTAGGAATGGTAATTTAAGTGCAGCTTTTAAGGTTTTTGATAGAATGGTGATGGAGGGGTGTGACCCAAATTCTGTTACATACTCAACCCTTATTAATGGCCTATGCAATGATGGGCGGGTGGACGAGGCGTTGGACATGATTGAAGCAATGATTGAGAAAGGGATTGAGCCAACCGTGTATACTTACACGGTTCCAATTACTTCCTTATGTGAAGCTGGGCGTGTGAATGAGGCGATTGAGCTGGTGGGGAGTATGAGGAAGAGGGGATGTATTCTCAATGTTCACACACATACAGCATTGATTAGTGGGTTGTCTCGAGCTGGGAAACTTGAGATTGCAATTGGGATATACCACAAGATGTTGAGGAATGGTTTGGTTCCAAGCACAGTAACATTTAATGCTTTGATAAATGAGTTTTGTGCTGGAGGAAGATTTGGTGTTgctttgaagattttttattgGATGGAAGGCCGTGGTATGTCATTGAATGTTCAAACATACAATGAGATTATAAAAGGATTTTGCCTGCTGGGTGATGTTGAGAAGGCAATGGTCCTTTTCAACAAAATGCTCAAAGCTGGTCCCCCTCCAACTGTGGTTACATACAACACACTCATCAATGGGTACCTTAAATTGGGAAACAAGAACAATTCTATTAGACTATTGGAGTTGATGAAGGAGAGTGGTTGTGAACCAGATGAGTGGACCTACAGCAAACTTATCTCGGGGTGTTGTGAGGGTGGCAAGTTGGATCTTGCATCTAGTCTTTTCTATGAAATGGAGAAAAGAGGTATTAGTCCAAATCAGGTCTGTTACACTGCTATGATAAGTGGATACTGTACAGCGGGTAAGTTAGATATTGCCCTAACATTGTTTGAGAAGATGGAGGAAAGTGGTTGCCATCCAAGTGTTGAAACCTACAATGCCATTTTAAGTGGGTTGTCCAAAGATAATCGCTTTTCTGAAGCTGAAAAGACTTGTATCAAGATGGCAGAGCAAGGCTTACAGCCAAATGTCATTACCTACACATCTTTGATTGATGGACTATGTAGAAATGGTAGGACCGAGCTTGCATTCAAGATATTTCatgaaatggaaaaaagaaattgcTCACCAAATCTGTACACATATAGTTTACTTATTTATGGGTTATGTCTAGAGGGAAAAGCTGATGATGCGGAGGGGTTACTTGAAGAAATGGAGGGGAAAGGATTGGTTCCGGATGAGGTGACATATACATCACTTATTGACGGTTTTGTTATGCACGATAGGCTAGATCATGCGTTCTTACTTCTTCGGCGAATGATTAACATGGGCTGCAAACCCAACTACAGAACATTGTGTGTGTTGTTGAAAGGGTTGCAAAGGGAGAGTAAGTTGCTCACAGAAAAGGCTGCAGCACAACATGAAGCTGTGTACAATTGCAGCTCAGATGAGAGATGTACCAATTTTGaagttttatgtaatttcttAACTAGATTGTCAGAGAATGGATGTGACCCTACTGTTGATACCTACAGTACTCTGGTGACAGGCTTGTGTAGAGAAGGCAGATCTTGGGAGGCAAGTCAATTGATGGAAAACATGAAGGAGAGAGGCTTGTGTCCTAATCAAGAAATTTACGACTCTATGCTGGTTTCTCATTGCAAGAACTTAGAACTGGACCATGCTCTGAATATCTTCAACAAAATGACAATTAGAGTCTTGGAGCCTCGCTTATCAATCTACAAAGCACTTATTTGTGCTCTCTGCAGTGCAAGTCGGGTAGAAGAGGCTCAAAATTTCTTCAAGAGCATGCTTGAGAAAGAATGGAATAATGATGAGATTGTTTGGACAGTATTGGTTGATGGATTGCTGAAGCAAGGGCAAGTAGATCCATGCATGTCGCTTCTGCACATTATGGAGGCCAGAAATTGCATTCTCAATTCTCATACATATTTAATCTTGGCCAGAGAGCTGTCTAAATTAGACAAATCCATTGAAACATATGAAATATCTGACCAAGTTAAAAAGGACATAGATTGA